From Chlamydiota bacterium, a single genomic window includes:
- the hypD gene encoding hydrogenase formation protein HypD, translated as MPPSNSSGSLPELFERLRGGAAARALLDRLRARAAPASLMEVCGTHTAALFATGVRGALPPSLRIVSGPGCPVCVTPGREVEKAVRLACTPGIVLFCFNDMLRVSGLDGSLEDARAFRGARVRSMYSPLDALEYAAGEPALKTVIFGVGFETTIPLFASVVRRARARGARNLFLLPAFKLLPPALDAILGRPGARLDGLILPGHVSAVLGADAFRFLAERHGVPGVVTGFEAADLLRGILMLLEMIAGRKAEIRNGYSRFVSARGNEAAVAAIREVFVPRDSIWRGLGAIRSSGLGLRDEYAAFDAEALLEGEIPDVPEPAGCACGDVLAGAKEPEECLLFGGRCTPSSPVGPCMVSGEGACAVHARYRGRCA; from the coding sequence ATGCCACCGTCGAACTCCTCAGGGAGCTTGCCGGAACTTTTTGAGCGCCTCCGGGGCGGCGCGGCCGCCCGCGCGCTGCTCGACCGGCTGCGCGCGCGCGCCGCGCCGGCCTCCCTGATGGAGGTGTGCGGCACGCACACGGCCGCCCTCTTCGCCACGGGGGTGCGCGGCGCCCTGCCCCCGTCCCTCCGCATCGTCTCGGGCCCGGGTTGCCCGGTCTGCGTCACGCCGGGACGCGAGGTCGAGAAGGCGGTCCGCCTGGCGTGCACGCCGGGGATCGTCCTCTTCTGCTTCAACGACATGCTCCGGGTCTCCGGCCTCGACGGTTCCCTGGAGGACGCACGGGCTTTCCGCGGCGCCCGGGTGCGGTCGATGTACAGCCCGCTCGACGCGCTCGAATACGCCGCAGGCGAGCCGGCCCTGAAGACGGTGATCTTCGGGGTCGGATTCGAGACCACGATCCCCCTCTTCGCCTCCGTCGTGCGGAGGGCGCGGGCGCGGGGGGCGAGGAACCTGTTCCTCCTCCCGGCGTTCAAACTGCTCCCCCCCGCGCTTGACGCCATCCTCGGCCGTCCGGGGGCCCGCCTGGACGGGCTCATCCTTCCCGGGCACGTGAGCGCGGTGCTCGGCGCCGACGCCTTCCGCTTCCTGGCCGAGCGGCACGGTGTGCCGGGCGTCGTCACCGGTTTCGAGGCGGCGGATCTGCTCCGGGGGATCCTCATGCTCCTGGAGATGATCGCCGGGAGGAAGGCGGAGATCCGCAACGGCTATTCGCGGTTCGTTTCCGCGCGCGGGAACGAGGCGGCCGTGGCGGCGATCCGGGAGGTGTTCGTCCCGCGGGATTCGATCTGGCGCGGGCTCGGCGCCATCCGGTCGAGCGGGCTCGGCCTCCGGGACGAGTACGCGGCGTTCGACGCGGAGGCGTTGCTCGAGGGGGAAATCCCCGACGTCCCCGAGCCCGCCGGGTGCGCATGCGGCGACGTGCTGGCGGGGGCGAAGGAGCCGGAGGAGTGCCTCCTGTTCGGGGGGCGCTGCACGCCGTCGAGCCCCGTGGGCCCCTGCATGGTCTCCGGCGAGGGCGCCTGCGCGGTCCACGCACGGTACCGGGGGCGTTGCGCATGA